In Dyadobacter sp. CECT 9275, the following proteins share a genomic window:
- a CDS encoding LutC/YkgG family protein, translated as MNARDKILSQVKANKPAATALPEEFTYQSDYSDTQQTFTDVLAAIYTEVISVKNLQELLDKAMEMYGEVVNRATTIPALLPWADFSLEVSDPHELELIEMAILRAEFGVAENGAVWISDQYLPHRALPFITQNLAFVIPRDALVNNMHEAYNRLQDTTGWGCFIAGPSKTADIEQSLVIGAHGARSMVIFLVDEL; from the coding sequence AGGTGAAAGCAAATAAACCAGCGGCAACGGCGCTGCCGGAGGAATTTACTTACCAAAGTGATTATTCGGATACGCAGCAAACTTTCACCGATGTACTGGCTGCTATTTATACCGAAGTGATTTCTGTCAAAAATTTGCAGGAACTGCTGGATAAAGCAATGGAAATGTACGGAGAGGTGGTTAACCGCGCCACAACCATTCCTGCACTTTTGCCCTGGGCTGATTTCAGCCTGGAAGTTTCCGATCCGCATGAACTTGAGCTGATCGAGATGGCCATTCTGAGGGCGGAATTTGGGGTGGCTGAAAATGGGGCGGTCTGGATATCAGATCAGTACCTGCCGCATCGGGCACTTCCTTTTATTACCCAAAACCTGGCTTTCGTCATTCCCAGGGACGCGCTCGTCAATAACATGCATGAGGCATACAATCGTCTCCAGGATACTACCGGTTGGGGATGTTTCATTGCCGGACCCTCCAAAACGGCAGATATTGAGCAATCGCTGGTGATTGGGGCGCATGGTGCCCGGAGTATGGTGATATTTTTAGTAGATGAGCTGTAA